The following DNA comes from Papaver somniferum cultivar HN1 chromosome 4, ASM357369v1, whole genome shotgun sequence.
TAGAACAAAGAAAGCACTGCACTGGACTGCACTGAATACCAACTGTCTACATTGAGATCCAAAATCATCTATCTAATCCTGTAGGTTACCATATCCCCGCCCTATATCAGGAATATTGCAAACAGAATGTTCACTTCCCCACCCATCGAATGGTTGAAGCCACCTAAAGACTGAATATATAAGTAAAACCGAGGTTCCCTATGCAAAAATATACATACCGGGCTAAAAAATCTCACTTTTTGTCCTCCAGAACAAGAGAGGAACTGACTCCGTCTGCATGACTAAACTCAGCTCAATTCGGTGGCAGGAAGGTAGACCCTGATAGTATCTTTCATCGAGAGCTCTTTTCTACATACTGGACATTTACTACGAGCTGATAAAGCGGCCTGGATGCACAGTTTGCAGAAAATGTGGCCACAGTTTGTTGATGTCGCCTCCACAAGTGAACACATGCAAACTGGACAACCAAATGCAGGCTCCTTTGGCAATGGCTTTGGTGGCGCAGCCTGGGGTGTTACCAGAGGTTTCACAGCACGCTTTTTCTGCAAGATGAGATGTTTAAAGTCAGCTTGTTTTCCCTTTTTGTTTTCTACATTAGTGTGCGGTCAACCATGTACATCATCTAAGGTGTATATGtagattaaaacaaaggataatGAACTACTACATCTGTTTCCAGCAACATTGTATGCCACAATCTAAACTGAAACCCAGTGTGCAGATTAGCCAGAAACTTTATGGTTTACCTCGACGCTCTACCCCCTCCAAAAGCAACCAATTATAACTAGAAAAGGGCCCAACACAAAGGAACTGTAAGCTATACTTGAAAGGATCTGGTATAATATAAAAATTTGCACGCAGGTAAGAAAAAAtggaggaagagaagaagaaataacaGATCCTGAGAAAATGATTGTAAGATGCAAGAACCAGCGCAGCACCAAACGATCAAACACTGACAGCTACTGCATATGTTTATTTATACGTTCAGGCTGAAACCTTATGAGCCAAACAGGCATGAAGCACGTCATTCAAGGTTATACAGTTAGAGTCATCGGACGAAGGAAACAAATAACTGGCTAGTACTTGATAGGAATCATACATACTCCATAAATATATGTATACCATGCGTAACATTGGAAAGAACACTGAACAGCAACTCCTAATAATAAAGGTCCTCTTGTAATAAGAATCAGCGCAACACCGAATGATCAAACACTGAGCTACTGCATATGTTTATTTATTTACATGTTCAGACTGGAACCTTACGAGCCAAACAGGTAAGAAGCACATCATTCAAAGCAATAAGACGTGTTTTACAAAAAGTACTCTTGGTTTTTATAAGAAATCTTAGCGATCATCCATAGTTTGTAAATAATATGATGCCGCTAAGAACTGACAGCCTTGTTTTAGTTAGCTAACCAAAATGGCCAGGAAATTGAACATGTAGTGACTTCTCATTATTTGCAAATTTAAGAAGGGGAAAAGAAAAATCACATGCAATATATATCCGAATAATATATGTGATCTCATGAAGTATATGTACATATTTGACATTTTAACATGTCAAAAATACTTAAGACAGGCCAAAGCAATGAAACTTCAGAAGATTCACATAGAAGCTGATGCAAAATTAGAGATTCAATCAGTTACTGTACTAGTCTCTCTATCCAATGGGATAACCGGAATATGATAAGGGAAATAAAGTACTTAAGTTTAGGGTTCAATTATTGCAAGTTTGCTTCCATTAATTGTTTAGGATTCAATTAAGTTTAGGATCAAGTTGCAGACATTATCTCTAAATTAGTTAGAGATGACACATATAGCTTTGAAAGTTATCGTAATTTTCCATCTCAGTGAGCCATTGCTTGGCTAGAGATTTGAATCATGTAACCATTTAATTTGTGGCAATAAAATTCCGGTTCAGAAAAACAAAACAACCCTAAGAATCTCTAAACTGTACCAATGAGTCATATGACAATTTTTACTGAACTTCCTGACATGTGAGATTATACCCATCTGATAAAGGAAACAAATAAGTGGCTAGAATAGCAATCATACATACCCCACAAATATATGTGAAACCATGCTTAACATCGGGAAAGAACATTGAACCTCTACTCCTAGTAATAAAGGTCCTCTTGTAAAAAGCTCAGTTAATAATGAAAAAACACTACAAGAAAATACTTACAACCAAATCCAGAGAATTCAAACTTAAGGATCTACTAAATGAATGGAAGTACACTTGCAATGACCAACcgattaaataaaaaaatctataacAGGTTGACAACAATGTGCAAAGAATGAAGCATAAGTGGAGTCATCAACAGGAGACGAGTGTAAAACCAATAAATGACGAAATATTAACCTCGTCGAGATGTTAGGCAATGAAAGATGACAAACGAAAGCAATTCACACACcactaaagaaagaaaaaactaatCCAAAATATTTCATGAGGATATAAAAATACTGCATTACCTTGGAATTTCTTCTTCCATCTAGGTTTATGTACTGATCAGCACTGATAACTGCATCACTTGGTGCAGGCCTTTTGCGCAAGTTGTAGCGGCTACTCTGAGTCAACCTAGATCCATCTACACGACATAGATAGTACAAAAAGAAAAGCTTTTAAACAAAGCCATCAGCATGAAAGCAAAATTAGTGATCAGCAACGAAAACTAGGTACCTAAGTTAGGTCACAGAAGTAACAGGATAACCCCCTGCATCTTCTTCAGTTGCAGGTGATTCCGTTTGTGCAATCTCCAAAAAAAATGATCCCGTTTATCAACCAAATAATCGCTTATGTAGGTCTCTTAAAAAGAAAGTAAACCCAGGTTCTCAAAGAGAACATAGATGAGATTCAAGAGTGAAGTGGATGGTCTGAGTCCCATGAATTTTACATGGACTATAAAGATCCTTAACAGACTATATCATATGCAAATCATGCCTCGAGAGTATCTTTATTCTAGAACAGGTAGCCATGAATACGAAGTGCTCAGTTGATCTAAAGTCACATCCATGACATATTAAAAGTCCAGAATGTTTGAGAAGCCAATTTGAGCTATTAAGCTTCAATAACTACGCAAATGCAACCCCAATAAAAACAATAAGACCCCGGTCgccaaatcaacaaccaaggaaTTTAATAGCCTGCAATTCAATTTCAGTACTACCTATACAACACAATGATACACAATAATGCTTACCATCACTAGGTGGTGGTCTCTCGGCAGTAATTGTCGCCTCCCGATTCCTTCTCGCCTGACGACAAAACGCACCATATTAAtgaaaaattaaaacccaaaattgaaCAAAAAAACTAAAAGCAAAAAGTTCAAAACACATCGCATACTTGAGCAAAGCTTGTTGGAGATGTAATaacaacttcatcatcatcatcaataactTCTTCAACATCAATTGTTGGTGATTGCACTATCCCTGCTCCTCCTCCTTGTTGACTACTCCTAACCAAAGCAGCCGCTGCCCTGCagcaaacaacaacaaacaccttGACAGATATCAGTCATGGTTACTGAATTAGCTAAGGATTAGTAATACTGAAAAACAAAGTTAGGGTTTAGAAATATTACCTTCGAAAAATATTCGCCATGGTTACCAAGACATCAGCCATGTCTTCCAACTTCAGATCTTCAAATTCTTCTATCGATTTTCAAAAGAAACCCTCCAAACTGTATTTTCTTCGAGAACTAAGAAAATACCAGTAGattaagattaagtctatgattaATCAGAATGATTGATTGGGTGATAACATGGTGGTCTTAGACTTATagtatttgaaaagaaaaagaaattggggGAGCAAATGCAAAGCAAGGAAAGAAGCGCCAAAATGGCAAGGGGGAAACAAGATTCATCTGAAATGAAAACGAGCTAGCTAGACTATGTAATGGCATTGGCAAGTATGCCCTTAAAGAATAATAACTCTAGATTCACTTCGGAAATCTCCCGAAGTGTTCACCCAGTGACACACAAATCCGGGGCCCTGGCCCCACCTTACACGGCTCTCATCCCGATGCTGGAACCATTACCTTACTGCCCCACAATTTGTTTTCGGTGGCTTTTTCTGTGGAAAGCTTAGGTGCGTGTAGCACCACTCTTAAATAATACGTGACAAATATTTTGTTATTTCGGCACGGCAAAATATAGGACCGATTGGTTTTTCAGTTAGTTTCGGTTATTAAATGAGGGTCCATGGACAATCTTATATGGACACCAACTTATAACATTTGTACCATTTAGAGTTCAACCGACATTGAGTTTGAAGTTAGTATTTTGATGATATGCTTCTCTTAGTAAATACTAGATCCCTGCCAAAAATAAGGATGCTAAAGAAAGTTCCATGTTCCAAAATATAGTTCAATCTTCCATGttgacaaaacaaaaaataagcaCGGAATCGCCATATATTATAAGTAAAAAATCACCCTTTAGAAAGAATGCACGATTTGGGGATAGTTAAACTAATTTTGGGATATAAATTACTATCCCCGTCCAATAGTGTCCACTTAGGGGTATTTTTGAGAGCGGAAAAACTAAAATACCCTTTAGGTTAATACCTTTCCATCGAAATTAAAAtttaaactaaaaatcaaaaaggGCTTGCGAAGCAGCTTGTTGCACGTTTGTCTGTTACGTCGATGTAAAAAGATATTATTTAGtttttatgaaaatcaaaatcaaaccctatcaagttcttaaagataggttaaattgaattgttgttgagcaaaaagaagaagaagaaacgacTTCATTAAGAAGGTATGTGATACCCAATCTTATttcaagtgttgttgtcgttTTAAAACTTCGTTTGGGTTAGAATCATAAACTGGAACCTTCCAGTTTCAGTTTCAGTCCACTCCCGGCATTGTGTTCATGATGAATACCCTCCCGATTTTTTGTACCGGCATAACCAGGCCGGTATCTTGTGTCGGCATTGTGTtcatgatgaataccatgccggtattttgTGCCTGCATGGCtgttaggatgaataccatgccgatactgAGTGCTCGgcgtggattttaggatgaataTCATGCTGATACTgagtgccggcatggtttttggGATGGATACCATGCCGAAACTTGCTATTTCAGATATATTTTCTGTATGTTTTTATCCTCAAACCGACACGGTTTACTTGGAAATCGAGCATGCGGGCactactaccggcatgctcgataatgaacttTCTGTGATGGCAGTCTGCTTACAATCTCAAAATTGGAGGATATTGTGTATcggcatggtgaaagtatgaataccatgtcaatttggtccctgacggcatggtattcatacttttaccatgtCGATACTGAGTTTCTCAACGTAAAAATGGCGAATtcattgaaaaaaaatcaaatttaaatACATTAATACTTACACATGAGTTATTGGAGCActtgtatgttcaacttgtttACTTTACTGGATTAGTTCATCACCTAAActttcatgatcataaatatcttgatttaatgttgttgcatcaacaaattcaatgataatgttttattctaatgattatcaaactaatctattaatttaactaattatatttaaccactaaacatgattagtgagggaTATATTAGGAATTATATAAATTACCCGGATAGAGGATGaccttgatttactatttaaatcctgtttttgtctttttcttatatccccaattagtttAACTATCCCAACTGCGCGTTCTTTAGAAAACTTTTTACACAAACTTCTTAACTATCATGAAAGGAAGATGACGTCCAACAAAACATCCGATCACTAAACCTTCATACTTCTTGATATCCATTAAACTCAAAATCATCCAAACCATCATTCTCCCTCCATTCGCTACACTGGACTCACGAAATTCCATAGGATTATTAGCCACATACTCAGCCTGAGACTTGCCAACCTTCTTAGCCCAATCTTGAGAACCAGAATTTTTCTGATCCTAAAATCCATCCCCATTTACCAAATTTCTCTCAACCCACTAGGGTTCTCAGAAACATTACCAAATTTAACCCTAACACAAAGAAAACATTCCAAaggtaaatgagatccaacgGACACTATGACGAAACTTTAAAGAAAAATGATGAGAAGCAGAAAGAAAAGAGGACTAAACAATTGAAGAAACATCAATCATTAGCTTTGAATaccagaagaaaaaagaaaacgaaaaacaATGTAaccgaaaatgaaaaagaaattccTCGACTTAGGTCAAGGTCGCCAGTAAGTTGTCCTTCACGCCCTTGACTTTCTCTCTCAAATTGACAGGAAAATTTTAAGCAACACTCAAGCCATGTTTGATTTAGACTTTAATAGCGGTTTTATGTTTGGttgttttgaaaaataaatattgtAAAAATccgttttagaaaatgaaaaaaaaaatgaaaacgtcGAAAAGAGGTTTGCTCAACCCAATTTTTATGATTCATAGTAAAGACAATTTTAAGTTTTAAAAAAATGGAAACAAGGTAAAAAAATGGTATTTCAAAAACAGAAAgagaaatgattttgaaaaaaataatcaaaaatcaaaccaaacaCGGCCTAATATCATCATGTATGTTTCTTATTTCATACTAGGaacattttatttgattttaataCAAATACTTGATTTACATATAACTCATGAGTTCCTCACAAGGATTTGAAATGAACTTATCAACAGCCCTCTTTATTAGAGATGTTTGTTATAGAAATTTCGATCTGATGACAAGGATTTGATGATGTATATACAATGATATTCTACACTTAATTTTTATCATGTTTTTCGATGCCCTGATAATGCCATAAGAATTGCTACTGCCACGATAAACATCACCAACATATTAACAAGCAATATATATGCCCTTCTCAACGACTTCTGGTACTCTCCAAACAGAAGTATGCCCCATAATGTACTCACAAGTGGAAGTGCCCGATATTATCAGATAAATAACATTCTAAGATTAGTCTATTccaattttgataaaatcaacaaaaaacaACATATATTTGAATTAACATTGGTGCCTTTATCCTCCCTACTTTCGTTGACTTTtgtagatggtggtttttagtttaggattaaaattgtaaaccttgcATTTATGtgccgtcattctgcaaagaaacggagccatgtaaagtgatgagtgtccaacctcttcactggcgcatttattgagcaattcgatatattcacatgaaatttatccataatGGTGCAAGTAGCAACAATCctaaatattctgtaaatttcggcaccatgcccatattattcaattaatataagtttctttgaatgttttctgtgctatgttcccggacgaacccttaatattgatatggcatgacaatttgtgttcactcgtagcagagtaacacgaatttccaggtatcaaggttaaggtccttgcataaagtactcaattggaaagcatacttctctctggcaataaacttaaagaactctgtgtcagcaCGTGGAAttaaatcaattttgtgataattcacaagattcaaatattaccctgactaatttgcaaaaattagggttttgcgccctgcacaATATATTAGACCCtgttggtcgaaattaagcttaggcgaactaagcaattaatccgccatggattagtaggtgcaaaatcctacccaaaatcagaaaacaaggaataaaaagagtcgcggaataggaggagcagcaaagggaggtgtggccatgtctTAGGCCAACCGGCGCCATTTGTAATTGGCAACGCCTCATGTTGCCCGACCGGCCCTATTTTCcttcgaccaatcaagtcgccttAAACCCGTCACACGTTGGTTGGTCCCATACTTGCCTTCCTtatttcccattgaccaatcaagtcgctttaaatccgccacatacACACTAGAAatgtggccacacccatgcttggacggcctctcttatattaaccaatcaggttgctccaaacttgtCGCAGTGTTAAAAGAGGAAAACTGTGccaaatggtcacaaagccattgactttccaaaaaccgcgccaacatgccaaacgtgccatgtggCGCCAATGAGCTGaatggcatgccaacatgccactctgccgcgccaaacgtgccactttgtggcagcatgccaaaacatgcctacgtgctaacctacctcatgttcgtttccaacgccatgatgtgcttaaattagggttttctagtcataaGCACGATTTTActttaggcgcattaaccaaaaccctaatttcctgttgtggcccaaattacgcgTCACTTTggtccccacaacatgccacaagccatgcgggacccaggaaaccctaggaatggcaCCATACCACATCCACTCATAGCAACCCTTGctcctgtggtcgtttccacattatggcttTGCTTTGGTTCCTATGGCGTGACTATGGCACCGTGTGCACCAAAAACATCACCATgccacggccacatgccacatacactaattagggtttcggcatgacaaaccctaatttaggtgaagtttctacgccaaccaagccaagtcaTACTGCCCAGAGCATtgagattgatgtggcaactagatataatgttgccaagccatatttggtctagcaccaatgtgccaaaatctagcggccatgacTACGCCAGACGCTACTTTCATCACCATGCCACTGGCGTGCGCTAAAtatgccattggcatgtgccaatgacgccattgtgccattatcaggcgccaatagaatgtggccataatcaatggccacgcTTTCTCATGAGTCACAATCTTACCCTTCCAAATTCTCCACAAAATTGACAagcctgtggcaagtcttaggcataacatcacatgttattctcctgcggcaagtctcttgactttgacttgctacacatagcaatctgctacacgtttttcacgaaaacacttgagacatcaaacatgtcacaaactgggggatactcatcagggtattggtctggcggtttacagcgtgcaacacgcccattataagaaagtgtcagaaagcagggcagttagtggcggcaagaagtagtgggtgtaaactaacccgtctccttcatggTGGGAACATGGTTTCTGGAATTTATACACGACCACATTTCTCCATCACTAAATCATTCcaactttctacgagatcatagcgcgttcaatatgacttgtataaataggttctacctatttcgaccaaaggACAACAGTTTTGTTaataacaacacaatatccataaaacaccaaagaactgatagcttacattccgcaagccagttatGAATTCTGATAcgagtcataaaatagccacaccttcaaagttaaccattctgatttcaacaccttcttctcttcctccctaagaccaacctttttccttcactttgtgaccgaagcaagactggaacgaccatttcttggtttaggccaggattgtacagattgatctctcgaatctaaagtactcccgtgcagtgcatttgtttaaggtttagattttttttctcatccacacacccacatttaccaaaaccagcaggaaCAGTTTTtatccataaacaattggcgaccacagtgggagattaatctctcggttgtaatatcaatttttcaattttcaatttcattttttcaatctcaatttcaagatggtagagctcaggtccggGTCAGAAACAAAGCCTGATGCCACCAGCGCTGAGAACGTCCTTGGTATCAACGTTCCTTCCGGTAACaccaatgtaccacctgtcagcatgatcaacaccaGCGGCACAGGAAACGTTCTCTCAGGCGCTACACCTCTGATCACCTAAGCCATAGCCGCTGCCGCCATCACCAATATTTCTTCAAGCATGATGCCCCCAGTTGTCACCAGAGCCGCCGCCACTCAACCATTGGAACGAGAGACTGTAGGAACAAGCtgaggaggccaaccccctatcaccattgctgatttgatggaaagacaggaattTCTTTCTAAGGCTTAGACGGACATGGATTTAACTCAGAAGGAGGTGCTTACTTtactcaagacactaacggatcGCTTGCCGCATGAACCACGCCGACCACAGCCAATGGGGAGCACTTTTAATAGCCCAGGCGCCAGTACCTCAGCAGGGcgcacccttgtagatgaagagaccCGCCAATTGGAGAGGAATAAGCcatctaatttcattacacgtGAAGATTTTGAACGACTTATCCGAAATTGAGACAGAGAAAACCAGGTGgccatgcaccagcatcaacctccgtatcctcctgatgtgcaaagagttcctcttccgaggggatattcttctcctcaattctccctttatgacggCACTGGTAATGCGCATGAGCATATCTCTCGATTTTTAAATCCTTGGGTGAGCAtaaatacaatcatgtcctccgcttgaaagaattttcaaagtcacttactggaagagcgtacacctggtacaacaacattgcaccaaacaacatatccaactagTGTGAGATGGTtgcagctttctacaagaagtatttctttgtgtctgagtaaatcaccttttcagacttaggaaggatgttccaacgaaacaatgaacatccaaatgattacgtcaaaagattcagaattcaggcactggattgtcacgacccaaacgtgactgagcaacaattggtggagtcTTGTATCAATGGAATGGTTCCCATTTATCgcgccttattggagaatctacGCTTCCAGACATTCTATGAACTTCATGAAGACGCTAAGTAgtcggccacaacagcaccagcattgttagaaagaaccaggcagGCCAAGAGTGaagatgcacgcgaaactcgaggaaacagatgcctcatcaacaagcaatataacatttTCCCCTCTATAAGCGTTgtgggtgaaggaggaaaaagaaacGCTCTAGCAGCAGAACAGCCACCCAAGCGTGCAGCACCAGTACATCAGGTGGCTCCATCTCGAAAGGCCGCGACTAAAGCTCCTGTGCAACACCAAGAAGCCGGGGAAGCTGCCCTTTTTTTCCCATTCCCAATCGAGgaggtaattgaactcttggaagcatggattcaagatgatgccatcaagctgcctcctatcaggagcccaccaactgaagaagaaatggcaaatcccaagtattgcagttaccacaggttcgtccatcacccgaccaacaAATGAAATGGTTTGAAACACATCTTCAAGGAAAAAGTAGAAGGGGGagaacttcaactgggcaatgagggagttcacagagatcctcttccagtcaggacttgtatgctttctggggactctgttcacaaaactgaaaaggcgagggtacacaaatataactcaagctaaaacttttcctacctataagtcctttctccgaaagtgattgtctatgaactgagtcgagacaatacaactaatcggttcacgcttcttgtaatcgtctatggatacgagatcgagacaatacaacaatgaagtatatttacttgatacaaaggttcggacttaaccaaaaacaataggattgcttatcaagtaaataggaattaacgtttgtgtaatttactttaattataataaaacaattataatgcggaaaataaaagtaaatgacacagcaagatttttttgacgaggaaaactgcaaatgcataaaaattccgggacctagtccagaactgaatactctcaggattaatcagctacacaaaattacactaacttcgtatagttgatacaaagtaactaaccttatagttcactagtcccgtctgtattcccacgcctccaacttataaataagtcacgtacttggatcaatccctttggttcgtattccaaacagtaaaggaacaagaaatctgtttggtatcaattctattcaaccaagtgatatgagtcggacaaaggctctttcgtttatctcaacataaactccttcgtcaggtctagatctatcttatgttcaatcacccgaaggtaatcgattaagattaagccaacaacacctttaatccgaagaactgtATTGATGTCTATCTACTCAAttgatcaatccaatctaccacaaagataaactgattattaattggatcctcttttaccgaaacaagtattatacacaccaaagattgtaaaacccaagtcagatcttcaatatcttctttgtctttaaatcttcaataaaaacctgcacacaataacttgaatctcttgtgatcaatcacgcacagaacatagtattttaacaatggattatcacaagatcgtctttagaactaacaacaatctaaagatccctgtcgaaactctgaactagtttgagtgaatcttatatcagaagagaatattctcaagaataaacaaactaggtgcaatcatatttcaaccaccgttagtcaatcaaatcaatcgaaaataaagataaaccgcaattatctagtttcccaccaatgggtcgctctagagcttcttaatcccaaagaagactttaaactgagcgaccgtaagagatttcacctaattagattactctcctctccgataggcgtctacaccagtaacaacaacaaaagagtaaatctattGTTACGAGGGATTAGTTTGccagaaaggcaaacttcgtgtatttatagacaaggaagtttggacaccaaggaatttccaaaaccgaaaatattctcaagatattcattaaagcagaaattcggtttccataattcctggaaatgctctgtccaaaaataatgatcgaaatctctcggaaaatctaattagtaaatgcacattactaattctgtaatttccctacaaaatgaaattaataaccttaactaaaagattcttaacttatttatgtttcgatcctgggattctcttcccttagccgttaaggaatatctttgaacaattatagaaataaacattcatagcacgtgttcaaagtttgtcgacatctttactttgtaagttctctttcacacttacaaccttgaaaccgatttgcgacacttccaaacaagtttagaattggttcatctgactttcaagaactatgtgattgatcaaaccaacattcaatcacaatcatgg
Coding sequences within:
- the LOC113274430 gene encoding uncharacterized protein LOC113274430 isoform X2; the encoded protein is MADVLVTMANIFRRAAAALVRSSQQGGGAGIVQSPTIDVEEVIDDDDEVVITSPTSFAQARRNREATITAERPPPSDDGSRLTQSSRYNLRKRPAPSDAVISADQYINLDGRRNSKL
- the LOC113274430 gene encoding E3 ubiquitin-protein ligase RNF4-like isoform X1; protein product: MADVLVTMANIFRRAAAALVRSSQQGGGAGIVQSPTIDVEEVIDDDDEVVITSPTSFAQARRNREATITAERPPPSDDGSRLTQSSRYNLRKRPAPSDAVISADQYINLDGRRNSKKKRAVKPLVTPQAAPPKPLPKEPAFGCPVCMCSLVEATSTNCGHIFCKLCIQAALSARSKCPVCRKELSMKDTIRVYLPATELS